tgtaatTCTTCTAAATTTGTAAAGATTTCCTAATTTCCTGTTGCATttctggaacaggaagtgaagtgtatCCCCCTCCCAATCAGGAAACAGGAAATAAATTCATTTGAGAGGTTTTAGACCCTTCTCTATCCAAACCTAAAGAAAGTTTTGTTATGTGACAACGTCCACAACATCCATCCATTGTGAAATCTTTGGTATTGAGATCTCATGCACCCATAACAAAATATCAGTTCATGTGGTTGGTTGAACATGCAAGTTTAAAGTTACCTGTAAAGCTTGGATTTGGAATCATTGATGcctaaaaaaagaggaaagaaaaacacaataattaTGCTCTATAAATAAGACTTAGCCCATTTAGAAAATGCCTGTATGGTcggatttgtttttatttatttttttggagtggAAGGATCAGTTTCGAGTTTATAGAAATGccttataaatgaaaaaaaaaaaaaggactaggGCAACCATATAGATAGGTCGGAAGGTTCCCCAAAGGATTAGACATTTGGATGTTCTAGCCCAAAAGTATCCCTACGCTTAATATGACCTACAAACTTTTCATTCAGTCACAAATGAGCATTCAGTATCTCTAATCAAAACATTTCATTTAGGTATTGCATAGTGTAGATTTTATTACTAATCGGTACTGACTGTAGCCCAGGCAGTTGCCCAAATGATGGGCATTCCATCCTGCTGCCACACCTCCTCTGAACTAGCTGGTGGCTGTGGAGCTTGTggcttttttctctctttatttttctGTACAGAGGTAGCTGACTATTGTGGGACTGACTGCAGCTGGGGGCAGCACTGGtcgttcattgaaaaaaaaaaaaaaaaaaaaagtaacagcaTGTACCAGCATCTACTATACTAGTCTATCTGTGGCATCTAGTAGTTGCTGGCATGTTCCGTTGGTACTACTTCCTAACCACtgtcattcacacacacacacacaacacaaacTGCCAGCTGCTACTATAATTAATTCCTCTGGAACTAGCTGGCGGCTGCAGATTTCAGCCTCAGTCTTTTAATACTAATCGAAGGAGCATAGCTGCAGAATAGAGGAGAGGGTACTGTGGGAGACTGCAGGATCAGCATTTCATTAGAACGAGTGGAGCAAAGGAAGCTCAGGCATGTGTGGCAAAAAAAAGGCACAGTTGTTCCGTCTGCAGCTTTCAGGGAAGACTGGGCTGTGCCCATCCCCACCGTCCAGTGTTGGATAGCAGTGGCAGGGGCTACCCATCAAGCAATGCTGCTTAGGAATCACAGCGCAAATTGTTGTAATGAGAAGTGCCATGTGCACAGTACCCCCAGGAAACGCAACACACCTTATTAATCTCTAGTGAGACGTCTTTAAAAATGTTCCCACTGGTAGATGTCCCTTTATTCCTCCAACTGAAACAATTTGGGTTTCCATCACTAGTAAAATCTCCCCAGATAATTACAAATCTGACAGAGCTGTATCCCCTGAACTGTGCCTGAAATAAATGCATTCTGGGAcgttcatctaaaaaaaaatgaacttattGGTTTAAAGTGCCCTGTCAACTTATTTAAAGCGATAATGCTGAAAAAGAGGCTAAGGAGAACAGACATGACTATTTTGAACCACTACCCCAGTCACTGCCTCATTTAAAGACCCACCTTCCCCCTCTTCTCAACAATCTTATAAACAAGGCCTTACCCCTCTAAAAAATGACATTCTACAGGTTGTCTGAAGAAATTCAACAAAATTTGGTCAAGGTGGATGTCAACAACGGCCATGGCTATTGAGGTGTGATGTTATAAATTGTACATTAACACACAGTGgccaagtggttagcacttctgcctagtagcactagggttgttggttcaaatcccaaccatgacactacctgcctggagtttgcatgttctcccggtGCCTttctgggtttcctccaggtactctggtttcctcctacactccaaagacatgctggtaggttaattggctcctgtataAAATTAGCCCTAGTatttgtatgaatgtgagttagggacattACATTGTAAGCGCCTTGAGGGGAGTGAACAATGGGAATGAATATAaaaattgtaaagtgctgcgtaaaattgacagcactatacaAGTATCTGTaatgaataaaataaacacaGAATAACCAATTGTCTTTATGAGTGAATGCTCATGTCACGTGCTATAAAAGGTCCTTTTACTCTGATCTTATTGGAGTCCATACCCGTTTGCTTATACGCCAATTGCCACCACATACATGTGATTTCTTATACGTCACCAGTCTATGTTCTTTATCCATCCCTTTCATTTTTCTTCAATGGATGTACAAGGCGCATTACCTGCTCTGATTACAATATCCGTGGCGGACACAGATTTACAAGTAATATGTATTATATTGCACTGTGGACTGAAGATTTCTTGCCCCTTTATAATCTATTCATGACTATGTAGATTTGTGCTTTTTCTTGTTATACAACCAAGAcaatgttaattaaaaaaaaaatatttaagcagTTCCAGCGATGCGAGTCAAGGCATTTCTGACCATGGCATGGTTTGAAGTTTTTACCCGAATAAGGGGTCTCCGTGTCGTGAATTGTGCCTTACTTAACAAGTCCGCTACATTGCTTGGAAAATGACACTTATAATACATTGAAGTACTGCACAAGGGTAACAAAGACTTACCATTTCACTGGGCTGCAAGATGGATGCTACAGGGGAAATAAAAGGACAGCTTTTAGTACAAGTGAGCTCTTGGTGAATGTGGGTACAGAGAGGATTATTAAATGTAATAGGTGAACccaccccaacaaaaaaaaaaaaaaaaaaaggaggggaaaacTACCACATAGAAGCATCATctgccaataaaaaataaacctgcaTTTTTCCCCCCATAAAAAATAGCGTCACTTTAACCTAAAAAAAACGCACATCATTTCTCCTCATAGGTCTTTAGAAAGCCGGTACACCAAGCAGAACAATTGGTTTCCTTTGTGTGACTCGAAAATGCAAATATCTACCAATTCCAGTGAAAACTTCCTTACTGACATGTTTAAACTGTTATCCGTACTAACAAACATTGTGCAATGTGTTGGGAagctctaaaacaaaaaaaaagaaatgcaatatGAAACATCATGTTTGGCtttcatttattaaataaaaatgcgtCATTCTAATTGTCAGGCCTGTTTTGGTCCTAAATATTTTGCCATTGCTTTTGGCATATAATAAAGCGAAGAAATCTTGTTAGCTGCAGGTAATCCCATGTACACCACGGCAGACAGGCCAGATTACCATAAACACAACATTTAGGTATGGCAGGTTGACAACAGTTTGTTTATGGAATCGAGGACATCTGACAACAAAAGGGACGCATTTTCCAAGAACTGAACTGTAATTTGACAGTATTAGGACACTCAGCCGTTTAACACTGTGTTAAATGAGAGGCTTTATAGGCTGGAAAATAGGGTGGCAGTCACAATACTGCTTAATCTTTGTTTACACTGGTAGAGAAATTCTCCTATAAACCCAGCTTAGTAAAGTCCACAATAAAGATCCTGGTATTTTTTCAGTGAGGGCTTGGAAAATGGAAACCCCCCTCACTGCCATAACACACAAGTAATTTGCCAGTATTAGGCACACATCTTTCTTGTAACGCCATCGTAGTGCCATCATTTTGCCTTTCTGCCAGGCAACCCTTTCTCCAGTAGTGGGATTGATGGGAAGTGAGCCAAGGAAACCATCAATGTTTCCCTAAAAAGAGTTTTGCTAAATGATCTGTACTGGAGACATCATTGCAAGGACTGGCAAACCTATTCCCAAAGTGTAAATCTGAGCTTGAGCTGTTGAGCTCTGTCAATAGGCTATTTTTAGGATACGTTCGTGGCCACTTGTCTGACTGCCAAGTATACATCAAGTCTTCAGGAACGTTTGGTTTGTTGGCCACTGGAGGTGTCGGGAGGAttcaaaggccctggctgggtattaGCCACAAGCTCTGACAGCTTGTTTATCTGGTAAGCCTTCAGTCTTTGTGGTGGTGGATTCAAGGTGTCCTTTGAACATTGAAGATTCCTCACGGGCGTTTTCAACAATTTATCCCCGATAAAAACATTGGGAAAAGactgtttatttttatgtttttgacactttttaatttttgttgctGTATCTGTTGATTCACTTATTGCACAATTTATGGTATTCACTTACCTGTTGAACTGGTTGCTTTTGTTTTACTAAACAGGTTTTCCTTTTTTCACTATATaggatttattttgtttattgcaTTTAATTTCAGCTCTATATTTGGTTACCCTTTATCAATATAACATTGCAGGGTTTATCCAATCATTAAGTTTAATTCATTCACCTATCATGTGTATTTGCTTATTCATTATTAGCGCAGCTCCTTTTTGTTTCATATTTGTTTGCAGCTATTTTTAGTTATCACACcagcgcagtttttttgttttaaccattTCTCCAGTCTTCAGCTTCTTATTGCCAAACATTTGCGGCAGGTCACTATCGGCAAGACTCCCTCTGGCATACACCTCAGACCTTCGACTTGGCCTAGGTCAGCCCTACATCCTCCTGGCATTCCGCGGCACTACCATCTCCTGGACATGGCTGTGCCTTTGCCTCTAGCAAATTGAGTGCATCTCCCTCAGACGGGGTCCCCATCCTCCCACAGCATGGTTACTGATGCCCCTCCATGATCCAccagcggcccccccccccccccctgatgccTGTTGGACTACTAATGGTATTGTTGGCCTttagttttttactttttaattatttattcatGACCGTTATTGATGTAATAAACCATTGATTCTTTTACGGTCCCAATAGactgcttcaactcttttggatCCAGTTCATAGAGCGCTGCTCATCAGTAATTCTAGCAGCCAAAGAAAGCCTGAATCATCTAGAAAGGTCAGTACTGTATTAATTTCTGTTAGGAAGTGGCAAGCATGCAGGAGAAAGGGGGAGGAACTTTAGGAAACTTTTTCTGCGGCGCATGGCTGGGATAATTTGGAGAACCCCAACAACTTCCCAACTGtggtacatatatacagtatatgtcctTGTCAGAAAGCTGTGATACCAGGATCATTTTGGTATCAAAATTTGCAGCCGGACGATAGTCTTTCTTGTAGAAGTGATCCAAGTGGGTACAGCCCCCACAATCACTTCTACAGGGTCAGGAAGGGCGCCTCTCTGTGTTCCTGGTCTCTCTGGTGCGATCAGGGAGTCCCGGGCCTACTTTGACTTGTTAGAAGAATGAAACCGGAAGCAGCAAAGATTTTGTCGCTCCCGGATTCAGTTTGTTGTTTATAAGCTGTTACCAGATTGTAAAGCTTCTGACCAAACTGATCTcgatttgatcagatgcttttggGCGGCAGAGGAGAGAACAGGAAGGCCAACTAATGGAGTCTGCTAAGAATGATGTTACAGGGCATCACCTTCTTGTCTCTCAACCAATTATGTAATGTGACAGGCAGCAGTAGCACAAACAGACaaaagttataaatggcccgcaggcagggtggaagtgaggggagcaaaaaaaaaaagctggcgccatctggtggtgagccgttggtattacaagttattaccaccagatgtgagctggcaccatctggtggtggccgttggtattacaagttaagcattacaagttaaacagcaattctaatgtcattttacactattttcactgccatattcttccctctaattagaacccccaaacattatatatattttttatcctaacaccctagagaataaaatagcgatcgttgcaatactttctgttacgccgtatttgcgcagcggtcttacaagcgcacttttttgggaaaaaattatactttttttaattaaaaaataagacaacagtaaagttatccccattttttttaatattatgaaagataatgttacgccgagtaaattcatacccaacatgtcacgcttcaaaattgtgtatgcttgtggaatgccgacaaacttttttaccctttaaaatcttcataggcgacgtttaaaaaaatctacaggttgcatgttttaagttacagaggagctagaattattgctctcactctaccaatcgcggcgatacctcacatgtgtggtttgaacaccatttacatatgcgggcgctgctcacatatgtgttcgcttctgcgcgcaagctcgtcgggactggGTGcgtttcctggctcctaacttttttagctggctcctagattccaagcaaatttgtcaaaccctgacttacaccagtgctggtggtaataatgcgctcgctgacaccagtgctgggggttaataatgtgttcgctgacaccagtactgttgtttttgaagtttgaaagtttgcatgcggccccccatggcatatgaaaacttgtcttgtggccctcaggtaatttgagtttgagacccctgatctagagtgtGAGTGAAGAGTCACTGGGAGCTGCAGAGCCGTGCATGACACACAGCTCAATAATTTTTAAAATGTGAGTTTTCTGACTTtctaaaaaaaagcctaaaaagtaCATTTAGAGGTGGGTTTAATTCAACTTCAGAGTTACAAATGTCAAAGGTTCACTGAAACAGAAGAATGTTTCTACTCCTCGTGTCCACCACCTGTTCCCAGGATTTTAAGTCTCTTGAAGAGCTACAATTGCTCAAAGAATCTACACATCTGACACTTTCTGGTGTGCTGGATGCCTGGTTCTTTGCCATGCATAGTAGTTCCATCTGCTGGCGCTTCAGTCAATACAGAACACAGAAGTGACATAGGCCCATGGGGGAAAGGACCACAGCAAGGATGTGAAGAACCTTCAGGcagctataagaaaaaagtagagggaagagcgcctctgagtatactgtattttattgtaaaagtaaaattatccagcacttacatcataataaTATGCTGCAGTCAGGGTGGCTGGTGTGCGTCTGTCGCTGACGATCAGTGTAGCGTGAGAGCTCGGCAGCCGGAGGGAGCCGGGGAGAAGCGGCTATGTCCATGTAATATCACTGCTACTAGGCAGGGAGCTCGTCTGCTGGTGCGTGACGTCAGCTTggacggaggctgaggaggaccacaacgcgtttcagagcatgcgcaagGAACCGACCtgtgcgctcctttttcaagtgtgaTAGGCTAGAGGAAGGGACTAGGGtggtgatgctgccaccaccaccctAGTCCCTTCCTCTATCCCAtcacacttgaaaaaggagcgcgcaggTCGGTTCCTTGCGCATGCAGGGcacttaatattttatttttctaaaaggcAACAGATTTGCTTTAGGTTTGCTCTTCCAATGCAATTTGtatgctggcaaaaaaaaaacccagttatAATTTTTGAGAGAAAGGACGACCTACTCTGGgagggaagaaaaaataaaaataaaaatcacaagatCCATTATATACCTTCTTCTGCACAAGTACAGAAAAAGTATGAGAGCTGTACAGAGTAAAAACATACCTATAACTTCAAAACCCAATTATTCCCGATAACAGACAACAAACCTGTATAATATCGCCACAAAATATTGCCCAATAGTGTCCTAAATAACCCTTAAAAAGGACAAAGTCATGTACCTTTATTGCTCCTGTAGAACATTTCTGGCAGCCTGTATGACCGCTTGAGGTAAAAAAACGAGGCCACAGAAAGAACAAGGAACAGGCAGATGAAAAAAGTTCCTAGCAGGAGTGATGCAGCTATCCCAGGATTGcctgaaaaaaaagcaaaaaaccctAATGAACCTGTATAGTCAAGCTAAGGCCAGGAGGGGGAGGATAGAGGatgaaaataaacaaatacaaaaataaaaaactctgctcaaactaatacatttttttttaaattgcaaacagtttgaatatatatataataataatactaataattaaaaaaaaaaaaagtaagaccaCATACTAATTATACTTAAAAAATTGTACATGCTTGCtaaacagcaaaaaacaaaaaggtgcaaaaaaatgtaagtaagGGAAGTATTGAAAAACCTTAATTTCCAGTGCGTAAAAGGATACCAAATATACGTCAGGCAATGAATGTGTGCTTTAGGCCCTGTACATGAGATTGGGGCACAAATGTTTACAGCCAAGATCTCCCTGGATCAAGAAGAGGCATGTATAtaatttggagggggggggggatactggaGGTCTATGGCTACTTACACACTGGGGAGCAGGCAGCAGTAAAGCAACGCTATTTTCAGCAGCGATTTACTGTTTTTGCATCGCTATTCAgctgctagtggggcgcttttaaccgttAGcagacgaaaaagggttaaaacctgcAGGCAAAGCACCAATGGGGTGCTTTATGAGCGGTGTATAGGAGCGGTATATACACCGCGCCTACTGCTCCtcaaaagatgtggctagcaggactttgagtgtcctgccagtgcaccactCCAGTTTGAAAACCCTcggtctttcacactggagtgaatggagcggctctttcagggcgctttgcaggcgctatttttagcactatagcgcctaagtgtgaaagtagccttatgccgcgtacacacggccagactttccaacgggaaaaatagaaaacctgctctctatctaagtccgtcggaaattccggcagAAAAAGtcaaatggggcatacacacattcataatatccgatgaaaagctcccatcagactttttctgccagaaattccgatcatgtgtgtacgcggcataattgtaCTTAAAGTGCAAttccactttaatattttttttaaatacattttttttcttcatttcattACGATCACATGGGATTGGACACCTGCTCTGGAAGATATGCAGCTACAATTAAACTGGCTGCTACAGACAAAGCCTCCACTTCTGTTTTCTACCAGTTCCCAACTGAGCTTCAAAGTTGTTACTGTAAACAGGTTATTCATAAGGAGATTCTAGGGAATCACTGCTACAAGATCTACTGGCATTGCAGCATTGAATCAAATATTCTAAACAAGGAACCACTTACTTAAGTGATGAGGAGAAGATGGAGTTGTGCTGTGATTCATATGGATTTCCAGTGCTTGAGTGGTaactgaaacaaagaaaaaacaaaaacacgaaTAAGATGACACTGCAATGACAGACATCACAGGGATCCTTGTAAGGGTCCATGCCACTAGGAGCAGAAAAGGATGGCAAAACCTCTGGCAGAAAAGCAGCATCAAAATGTTCATATTGCACACGAGTTTAGGAGAGATTGCTTTTATAAGcgtttttctgcctgaaaactccaCTCAAAAATGATTTTTGGCCCCTAACCTCTCCTCTTGAAATATGCCTCTAGATGCCCTAATGTGTATGGGCACagaggataacattgagctgcttctagaAGAAATAGGGAAGAAAGAGGGAAGAAAGAGGGAAGAAAGAGGGAAGAAAGAGGGAAGAAAGCGGGAAGAAAGcgggaagaaagaaaagaaaagaaaaagaaagagggaagaaaaagagggaagaaaagaaaagaaaagaaaaagagggaagAAAGAGCCCCTGTAGAAGCACCTTTAAGCCCAGTGTGTATTGACGCCAaatatttttgcttgcatgtcAGCTCCTCTGATTTACAATAGAGCAGAATGTGAATATATGCAACTTTTTGAGCAACCAAGAGGCAAATGAaagcaacttaaagtggttgtaaagccactatATTATACTCATACCATCCTCTTAAATATTGATATGTGCCCCAGTATCTGTgatacagtgggggaaattatttgattcccctgcagattttgtaagtttgcccacttacaatgaaatgaagggtctatcatttttatcataggtgtattttaaaggatagaaacagaatatcaaccaaaaatccagaaaaataaaaaacgcatgatacaaatgttataaaattgagttgcagttcagtgagtaaaataagtatttgatccccaaacaaaacatgacttagtggagaaacccttgttggcaagcacagaggtaagacatttccTGTAGTTAGTGACCAGGTTTACACACATCtaaaacagggtttgacaaatttggagccagaaaacgcgccccgtcccgacgggcgcagaagcgaacacatacacgagtagtgcccgcatatgtaaacggtattcaaaccacacgtgagctatcgccgcgatcgttagagcaataattctagctctagacctcctctataactcaaaacttgcaacctgtagattttttttaaacgtcgcctatggagattttaaagggtaaaagtttgtcggcattccacgagcggatgcaattttgaagcgtgacatgttgggtatcaatttactcggcgtaacattatctttcacaatttaaaaaaaaattgtgataacttTACTATTTaccgtcttattttttaatttaaaaaggtgtatttttttttcaaaaaaagtgcgcttacaagaccgctgcgcaaatacggcatgacaaagtattgcaacgatcgccattttattctctagggtgttagaataaaaaatatatataatgtttgggggttctaatgagagggaaggagatggcagtgaaaatagtgaaaaattacattagaattgctgtttaaattgtaatgccaacggccaccaccagatggcgccatttCACAGAAGGaaaagcttgggacttcacaaggccacaaagccgcggcctcaattaccggccatcgCGCGGCGGGGAGGTGGGGGCTCACAGAGACGcaagatcctgtgtctctgtgcgcctcCACCTTTTCCGCTGCTCGATCACGGCGGCCGGTAATCGAGGTCGCGGCCTTgtaagccgcggcctcaattaccggcgggcacgggcgccaggtcacaatttgtcgcaattgcgacctggcgcccggatattgtcgacccctgatcTAAAAGGAGGGATTTtggaccactttttttttttacagatcttctcaaaaaaacaagttgcttggcaactcgaagtttcagctccctccatacattttctataagaTTAAGCTCTGGAGACGGACTAGGCCATTCCattaccttaatgtgcttcttcttgggtCACTCCTTTGTTgctttggtggtatgttttgtgtcatgggTGGGTCTTTCAGTAtgacagtgttctggctgaggaaagaagtatctcatccaagattttacaatatatggccccgtccattggcccctcgaTGCAGCAAAGAtggtctgtacctttagcagagaaaccgcCCTCCCTACAATCTtcagggacctgtgacatgtcccagaagattgcacggCCATTCAAGATGCGCAGTGCGCACCCGGCTGTGAGGCCGCAAACTGTCACAGTCATGTGCACACAGTAGTAATGCCAGCGCCATGGACAGGCGGGAGAGGGGAGTGAGGGTCCGGGTGCCCGCAttgctggactgtgggacaggtgagtgtgcttattaaaagtctgcagctacactttgtgtacacacacacacacacacacacacacatagaacaTATTTGAAAGAATCATTTATTGATTTAGGCgaaaatgtatataaaacatttttgggggtggaaataacccaaatcagtgtatattagtctgtaggaaagttagagtctacaaactGGTATATATAGATCTGAGAATTGATCAAACCTGAAGTACTCATTTATTGAGGCCTGAACATGCCAGGAGAGTACAAAATACCCcgaaaataacccctttttgaaaAATACACAGTCaacggtatttagtaagaggcatgttgAGTTTACTGAAGTTGTAATTTGTCACAATTTTTCGGGAAAAGTacgttttttacaaaaagttattACATTGATCAGGGACCCATGATAATGGGTCCAGAGGCTGTATTGACTCCTGCAGCACCAAAGGATTACAGCTGTGCCAGTTGGTGGGGGGCCGAGTACAGAACATTTCAATTAAGACAGCAGCtaacagcacaagggacacttctCATTGAATGTAGGTATTGTCCCATGTGCCGATTGGGTGGATTTTTTTACCTGGAGTAGTTCTTTAATGCCTAGTTCATTCAGGAATTGGCTTGTAAAAATTTTTTTGTCAGTCATTATGCTGGTCACGCTATAGCCCAAGGTCCTTAATCTCTTCTACCTGAGCCAGCAATGGGCTATTTTCAGTACTATAGAATGCAGACATTAGGTCATCAGCACTGCTGTTTGCACTAGTGGGAGCCAGGGCCAACAGTGGCACACTTCTTGGGGGCATGCATGACAGCCTTGGCTCACTGGAAAAGGGTTGAATAACACT
This sequence is a window from Rana temporaria chromosome 10, aRanTem1.1, whole genome shotgun sequence. Protein-coding genes within it:
- the C10H1orf159 gene encoding uncharacterized protein C1orf159 homolog isoform X2, which encodes MAVPCIILLGRLIVESVGESVNSLVSDCCSEKLVLNGTCPAEQRCSPVTTQALEIHMNHSTTPSSPHHLSNPGIAASLLLGTFFICLFLVLSVASFFYLKRSYRLPEMFYRSNKASILQPSEMASMIPNPSFTGRKPRYVRRERTHKSSAPVLLASSEDTQVSNV